CCAAGCACTGCGCATGCCCACTGTTATCACATCCGAAGGCTGAATGTAAATAAAGGCCCGCAGAAAGGGGGCCTGTCATGGGCTAAGGAATAACTCCAAATATTATCCCTCCCACTATCAAAACATCTCGGTTTAGACATAAAAGGTATGCAATATAATCAATCAATTTACACGTCGTTTTTGGCTTACACCTAAGTAATTAGTTTAGTTGGACTAAGATCTAGTCCCAGAATTTAATCTGGCCATCCCAGCCAGCAGTTGCCACCTTGCTGGCCTCATGCGGATGCCAGAGGGCGCTGATGCAGACGCCGTCGTGCGCCTGCCACTTCTTGTACATCTTCGTCGTCTTCCAGTCCCAAATGTAGCACTTGCCATCGCCATCACCCGACACCAGGTAACTCATGTCCGGCGAGAAGTCCAGCTGACAGGCGTAGCCAGAGACCATATGTCCGGTAAAGGTCTTCTTTCGATTCATCTTGAAGCGATTCAAAGCAGAAAAGATGACAATCTTGTTGTCCAGCGACTGGCAGGCCATCCATTTGCCATTGGGAGCCAGGGTAACAGCCGGCATGGAATGCATGGTCGGATCAGCGATGTACTTCATGTCCACGGGTATGTCCCACTCCCAGATGCGCATCGATTTGTCGTCCGAAGTGGTGACAAACCGACGATTGTCGTCCACAAAAGTAATGGTGCTAACAGAGCCCAAGTGCCGGTCATACTCCTGGACAATATCTCCACTGCGAGTATCCCACTGTGGATTATAacgataaatatttatgcggGATTTCAATATGAAAATAACTTACGCAAATGATCTTCTTGTCGGAGGTGCCGGCCACAAACAAATGCTGTTTGCTGTTGTCCGGATGGAACTTTACGCAGAAGGGCATCTTGCGGGTGGTGAATCGCGACACCACGTCGCCTGTTTCCGCATCCCAAAGCTTTATGTAGCGATCGTAGGAGGCAGACAAAAAGTTTGTGCCCCTGTTGTTCCACGCAATGTCCTTGATGGCCTGTCGGTGTCCGGAAAAGGTGCGTATGCATCGCCGCTCTCCATAAACTTCCCACAGCTTGACTCGGCAGTCCATGGAGCCGGATAGAAGCAAATGGGCGGTCTTGGGGAACCAGCGAATGGAGGAGATGCCCTTGTTGTGGCCGGACCAGGTGTGTATGTGCGCCTTGGGCAGGAAGCATTTCGGTGGCGGTGCATTGGAGCGGAGATTCACACCCAAATCGTGTGGAGCGTGCAGGTATGAGCGTCCCTGGTAGTCGTAGGCATCCTTGACTGTAAAGAATATGTAGATTAAACCAGAATTTCTTGAAAGTAGAAGAGCTGCTGCCACTCACTGTGCAGTGTGGACTTTTCCTCGAGCGGCTTGTCCTCGGGAATGCGTCCGCGTTTGTGCCGCTTGGATAGCAGCTCGTCTAGCTCCGCGCGCTCCTGATCGTTGGGCTTGGCCACCGACACCTCGTTCTCAAACTTGCCCCACGGTCCCAGAAAGCCCTCGATGTCCTCGGGATTGTCGTTCTTCTCCTGCTTGCGCAGCTTCTTCGCCTTGGGTGCCTCGAACACTGTTTTACCATTGTCATCGTAGGCCGACTGCAGATCTCCCACATACGACTGTCCGTCGGCCATCTCGTCCACACTGGGATCCAGGGCATAGCCGTAGGTGTGGAAAGTGCGTCGCTGGTTCTCGAACTCAAAGGCGTTGATGTGCGCCTTCTCCACGTAGCCGGCCAATGTGTTTCGCGGCGCCCGCTGCTGCATGGTCATGTCCGGATGCTCGGGTCCCTTTACGGGCGTGTACATCTCCTCGTAGCGGGGGTTGTACAATACCTCCTTTAGCGTGGGATCCAAGGTCCGTGGCACCGCTGAAGCACCAATGGGCACCACGGCGGGAGCAGCACACACCGCTATGGCCGTGGAAATCGAAtgcgttttgtccactggcaACAAATGAGCGGGAACGGGTGCAGGAGGTGATTTGGCGGCGTCCTCATGGTCCGACTCGCCCTCCGAGGAGCTGCCGTACGTCTGCAGTCCCAGCATCTAGAGGCTGCGCACGAACTCCGTGTACTTGTTGACGAAATGCTGAAGGTAGATAACGACCAGGGTGTAGAGCAGGAAAACAAAGACGTTTATGGAGATTTCCATCAATTTTCTGGGTTTTCTCGCCCGACCTTATAGAGATGGCATTTCTTGTATGATCGCAAAGCTATCGGTTATCGATGTTATCAAAATAGTTTCGTATTTCTATGAAATATCAAGTGATTTGAAAAGCgacatttgttgttgtttggttttttttttttaatatttttgtatatatttaatgatatattttgtatataaattaaatttaaaatacatttttggcaCTTAAATACTAGAGATGGCATTTTTGCAAATGTACGATAATCGATTAAACTTCCATCACTATACCAGAAGAAAGGTTTTTGGGGCTTGGCAATATTGGAAATTGGTAGTTACCGCTTTTGGCCGGGTTATTAGTCACAATGACGGGCAACCACTGGAGCTACGACATCCTGAAGCAGCTCGCCAAAGAGGGCGGCACGGACATCAATGAGCTGAAGGCCCTGTTCTCAAATGAGATCGGGACGCAAAGGAAGTACGACTGCATCCGCAGTGTGGAGGATCTCCTCGACTGCCTGGAACGGGCGGATGAACTGTCCGAAGACAATGTGGAGCTGTTGCATAGGATGTCCAGCAATCAGCCGAAGCTAAAAGAGGCTCTGAATGCCTACACACCGCCAGCACCCCGGGAGCCGGTAAATCGGTACCAGGAACTGCGTCTTGCCGAGGAACTCCGCGAGCAACTGCGGTTTGGCGCACCTCAGGTGGTTCCTGTATCGGCAGCTACTACTACTGCGCCACCTCCCCCAGCACAGATGACCACATCCCCGGCTGCGTTCACGGAACGCAAGCGGGCTGCCGTGTTCAAGAAGATTTCCGAGGAACTCGGACGCTTCTGGCGCCGCCTGGGCCGGGCGGCGGGCATTGGCGAGGGGTCGATGGACAACATCGAGGAGCGCTTTCCGCACGACCTGAAGTCACAGATCCTTCGCCTGCTCCAGGTAATCGAAGAGGATGACTGCCACGATCCTAAGCACTTTCTCATTCGCCTTTGCCGCGCCTTGGGTGAGTGCGGACGCAACGATCTCCGTAAGAATGTGGAGCAAATAATGTCCTACTAATGATCATCAACTTAAACTTACCTGCGTGAGAGTGATTGCAATTTATCTGATGGTTTGATAACGGCAAGGTGATTCCCCACAGAAAGCTAAGATAAGCTCAAGCCAAAAACTGTGCCTTTTGTTGTAATTTCTTCAAAATAATCTTTTAAGGCAAACATCCAATATGCTTCCAGAATTATTATTGATAACAAAGGGAGTTTCCTTTATGTTTAATGCGAAtaatgaataattttttaaataaatcgatttattaaaaCCACATGCTTTTCAATATGCTACCCTAttaagtgattttttttctttttagggaaaattcaattttttaaaattcaaaattattacaaaattaaatttttaaatttaataattttgtaataataataataatattttataccaATAAATGGTATAAAAATCGCAATCCCTCCAAAGTTATTCACCTTGGATTGAGCCTTAGCTAACTCAAGACATTTGACGGATGGCTACAAAAAAGCCAGTTTTGGCAGCACCGGCCGTCAGGCGTGTTGTGTAAACGCTGTTCCTTGCCTTTTTCTCCATTTCTTGGAAAATCCGGAGCACACACTCCGGAATTGAACATATCCGGTACCAAAGGACATGCTGAACCTCCTGCGACGACGCCCGGCGCCAGTGCCCCTCATCCGGGCCGCGCTTGGCGCTCCCCTCCACACATCCGAGAACCGGCCGGGCTACATAGTGCTGTGAGTATATTGGTCAGCCATCGTCCCTCGTGGAAGCAGAGATATTAATGCAAGTTAATCATTCAGGGTGCCGGAGATTGGGGAGGAGGGCACGCTGGGCGAGGGCGTGCTCAAGCCAGACGGTCTACCGGCCTTCAGTGACATCACTATCGAGATGTGCCTGGGCGCCATCGGGCAGCAGGCCTCGGCGGTGGAGAAGTCCGTGAAGGCGCTGGAAAGCGACCTGCAGGGTGGCAGGCAACTGGACGCCGCCGGAATCTTTCGGGAGCTGGACGCCGTAACTGGACCGCTGGAGACGACCTGGGGCGTGGGCAAGGCTCTGTATTTGGGCAACTCCACGCTTATTCCCACCAAATCCTACATGAACATCCACGAGAGGGCGCGAAATGCGCGGGCAGCAAAGTTCTGCAACCCCACAGTCTACAAGGCACTCCAGGAGGCCACATTCGTCGCCGGAGCGGACGAGCAGCGGCTGCGGCAGAAGTTCCTGCTGGAGGGCAAGCTGAACGGCCTGACGCTGGATAAGGATAAGCAGGACGGGCTCAAGGAGTTGCTCACACACCTGGGTCGCGAACGGGCCAGTTTCAAGAACAAGGTCAACATGGCGGTGCACTCGTTCGGTCATGTGGTGGCCGACTTCAACCTGGTACGGGACTTTCCACCCGCTCTGCTCGAGGCCACTGCTGTCGACTCCAGCCAGCCGCTGGAGGGCCCCTGGAAGATCACACTGCAGCCCCAGGTGGTCGACGGTTTCCTCAAACACTGCCCGGAGCGGCTGCAGCGCTGGAATGTGTGGCGAGCAAACGTGCTGAAGGCCTCCTCGCAGCAGAGCAAGGCCCTGGAGACCAGCACGCACCTGGAGAAGATCCGCGGACTGCGTCAGCGGCAGGCAAATCTTCTGGGCTACGCCAACTTTGCGGAAATGTCCATGCAGACCAAAATGGTGGGCAGCGTGGACAACCTCAAGCAGATCTTTGCCAAGCTCCTCAAGTTCTCCGGCCCGGCTCAAAGTGTGGAGCTGGAGAAGCTGCAGACCTTTGCCCAGGACAGCGGCTGCGACTACAAACTGGAGGCCTACGACGTGGCCTACTGGCGACGCAAGCAGTTGGCGGCGGAGCACGGCCTGCAGGAGCAAAAACTCAGCGAGTTCTTCCCACTGCCCAGGGTTCTCTCTGGAATGTTTGCGCTAAGCGAAAAGCTCTTTGGTATCCAGATAGTGGAGCAACCCAAGGCGGAGGTCTGGCATCCTGCTGTCAAGTTCTACGATGTCTTTGATGCGGACTCCTCCAACAGCTCCACGCCTGTGGGTGGCTTCTATGTGGACTGCTATTCCAAGGAGCACAAGTTCGGCCGGAACAACGGCTGGATGGTGGGCATAAGGAATAGCAACAGGACAGCCGGTCTTACTCCCCTCTGCGCTCTAATCTTTAACTTCTCGGAACCACCACAAGGTTCACCCGAGAGCAGGCCGCCCCTGCTGTGCTACGATGATCTCCAGATGGTCTTCAAGACCTTTGGCAGCGGACTGCAACACCTGCTCACCCAGGCGGGCTACAGCGATCTGGCCGGCCTCTCTAACATCGAGTGGGATGCCTCGCAGGTGTCGGGACATGTCATGAGCAACTTCCTGGACGATCCCACGGTAATTAGGAGTCTTTCTGGCCACTTTAGCACTGGTGAGCCTCTTGAAGCTGGACTCTCCCAGAAAATGCGCCTGCTGAAGACCCAACTGGCCGGTTATAATCTCTGCCAGGACCTGTATCTGGCCGATCTGGACGTGGAGCTGCACCGTTCGAACGCCTTCTGGCTGCAGATTGTGCGCAAACTGTGGCCCGTGTATCATTGCATGCCGCTGGACAAAATGGACGCCCATCCCTGCTCGCTCACCGACATCTTTGCCGGCGATTGGGCAGCGGCACAGTTCAGCCATTTATACTCCCGCCTGATAGCCGCTGACATCTCCAGCAGCTTTGCAGAACAGCGCAGTGAGGATAACTATGCGGCAGTTGGACGACGCTACAAGCAGACCTTCCTAAGCTCGGGCGGTTCAGTGCCCACGGCGGAGGTGTTCCGCCGCTTCCAGGGTCGCGATCCGTCTGGTGAGGCCCTGCTCAAGTCCCTGGATATATTCGTACCCTCGCAGACCACGGATAGCAATTGAGGGTCAGGGTCTCTGACCTAAAACGTTATCTTTGGTGGTGGATTGTCAGCTCTGATAAGCCTGATCGATGGCCGCCGGAGGGTGGAGAGTAATGCTTGTTGTATTTCTAGCAATTGTACTATATCTGTAGgtttgaaatataattatattatattttgttgaatATTTTCTAATTCGACGCCCATTAAACATAGTAAATACTTAATgcggggtggtggtggtggtctaAAGGGAACACTCGCTGACTTGGGAATGCATCCCTAAGGTCATCCCCATCACACATGGAATTTCACCCCTTTCACTACATGAAGCAAAGTTCACCCGAGTTGGAAACAGTCCTCCGAATGTTTAACTTTACTCTTTTACGATTCATTAGTTCGATTTGCCCCTAATGGCAGTAGGATTATAAGATAGCAATCACATGAGTCAGTCGGGGATCTTATCGAGCTGGCAGGTGGCCCGACGGTAgttaaaacacacacattgttgctttatttaaataatactttaataataaattgcataaatttataacatttaacATATTTCTCTCTTTTGCTCCTTCTTCCCCGGCCCTCGGTACCTGTCCCCGGTTCCCGGTTTCGTTcgatatatactatatatacacaacAAAGGCGAAACATGAATTTATTCTGCGATAAAGGAAGAGACCTGGTAGTGATTGGGGGGAGGGTCTGGGAACAAATGATAAATTTCGATGCATGGGCGCGGATCGATCGTAGTTAGTTTAGgggaatttatatatatatatgcgtgtgtatatatatgtatatgcactAGACCAAAGTGTGATACTACTATATATGCGTATGTGCTGCTCCGCAATCCGCCGGAGCGTGGGTGTGGGTGGAGGCTGCATATTTGAAATCTTTAGAATATTCGCTAAGGCTCCTTTGTGTGCTGGTTGGCTACTGCTACTGCTCCTGCTCATCGTCCTGGTCTAAAATATCTGTGGGCAGCCCTCGAAGTTCTGCGCCTCCTTGGCCTCCCAGTAGGTGTTCTTGAACAGATACACAAAGTCTTCGCTgccctcctccttctcccGCTTGAACCACATGGGCTCGTAGGCCGGATAGGGCCTGCCTTCCGCCGCCGCATGCTCCGCCTCGGACTCTCGCTGGCGGCGCACCGTACGCTGCTTTTCCTCCAATCGCAGCTTCTCCTTGTTGGACTCATCCCAGGCACCCTGCTCCATAAGGCGCTGGTCGGGACGGCGGCGTGAGTCTGTTGGCGCCacgccctcctcctcctcgtttAACTGGCAGGCTAGCGTGGTGAAGTTGTAGAACTTTTCGGAGTCCGGAGGAGCGGGCCGGCGGCGCCAAGCCAGCTTGAAATCGCCCGTGGTGTACGTGGGACTGCTGGGCGATCCCGTCGTCTTGAGAACCGGTGCAATCTCAATCTTTGCGTCCCAGGTGCCACGCACCACCCACTTCACCTCGTTGTTTCGATTCATCACCACACCCTTCACCAGGCGCTGGACATCGCGACTAAAGTAGGAGTAGGGGACGAAGTTCAGGATGCACTTGTGTCCCTCGGCCGCCTGTGATCCCTTGATCTCCATTTCGCCATGCTGATCCACCCACAGTTTGCCCACAATGATGTTGTTCACCGTGGTGGTCACCTTGCGCCAGGAATAGCGGCGACCGCTGTCTGGAAACAGCACATAGACACCGCCCAGGGGATTGATCTAAAAGGCAATTGGAGATTAAGTGACAAATCCCATCGAGAATCTTTCACTTTTACTACTCACTTGGACGTATTTGCCGCGGAACTTGCTGGTCATGGAGAACTCCTGCCAGCACATCCACTTCTTGCTCTCACAGTGAAGAGCCGCCACGGGTGGATGATGGGAGACCTGTTCCGCCACACAGCGCCAGCCGTAGTCGTCCATCCGGTCGCACTCGAAGGTCTCGCCAAGCAGCGGATTAAAGGGCTTGCCGGTGCGATTCGTGGTCGTTGCATAAGCGGAGACGGTGAAGGCGGCCAGGTAGGCCAGCTGCTCGCACTCATCCTGGCAGGTGGATGCATAGTCAAGGATCTCCGAGTACTCATAGTCTTCCACCAGGCGTTGCAGCATGGACAGCGGCTCGTTAAAGTTCACCGGCATGGGAATCTTGGATAGATCCTTGCCAATGCAGTTCTTCATGATGCCCCAAAGGCTAAGGGGGTAGTGGGGCTTGTCGGGCACCCGCTCGCGCCGCTTCTTCATCAGATCGGGATTCCAGTTGCGTCCGTAGATGGAGTCTTTGCTCGACTGGGCCGGCACCGCCTTGTCTacatcatcatcgtcgccCTGACCTCCGGAAGTCACGCGTGGCGCACTCACCAGATGCACCTGCTGCACCATTTGGACGGTGCGCTTCTGCTCGTCGCTCTCGGAGGAGCTGCCCTCCTGGTGGCCCTCCACCTGGTCTTCGCTACTGCTGCGTCGCTTGTTCATTTTCAGGATAAAGGTGCCCTGCTCCCTAGTCGGTGACTCTGCGGAACGACCGGGTCCGGTATATGCATGCTCCTCGGCATCGAAGAATTCCATTTCCTCATCGGAGGTCACCAGAGAGACAGCCGTGGTACTGGTGGCATTGGACGGCACTTGCTTGTTCTGTCGCACCATAACCGCGGCCTGCTCCATCTGGGATTGCTGCTTGGCCATCTGCTCGACGATCTCCTCCAGCCGCTGTCGCTGCTCGCGTTCGTGGTGCAGCATCTTGGACCACTTGTGGCCCTGTGCCTCCGCCGAGTGCAGGTAATCGTTGCTGGCATTGATCATTGCGTTGGAGGTGATCCGGAAGAGAGTGGCCCGCTCGTTGACGATCTTGGTGCGGCTGGCCAGCGATTCATCCTCGTTCGTTTCCAAGTCATTTAGCGCGCGCTGCAGGGCGGCGCCGTGCTTGGTAATCAGGTCGTAGCATGTGCGCATGTTCTCCAGTCGCTCTGTTAGGTCGCGCACAACCGAACTGATCTCCTGGCTGGGCACCACCTGGGCCgtcacctcctcctcctcctcctcgctctCCATGGCCCGTATGGCCTTGGCCTTGGCCAGCTCCAAAGCGGTCACCCATGACTGGCGCTCCACCTCCGTTCCGGCCTTGATGTGGAACGTCTGGGTGCCGCCGTTCGAGATTACAAACGTGCACGAGTCCACCGTGTGAATCAGGGCTCCGTGCAGCGAGATGGTGCCTCGGCAGGTGTGGTTGATCTCCGTTTGGTTGCGGTAATAGCTCAGCACGCCCTTGGACAGGACGAACCAGCGCCGCTGGTATCCCTTAATGTAGTTGGTCCATTTCAGCAGCCAGCCCTTCATCTCCGGCAGTCCCTTCTCGGCCAGTGCATTGCTCGCGGCGTCCGTCATCGCCCGATCTGCTTAGGATCCCCCGGCCGGGTAGAGCTTTCCGTGCAAATAGCGCCACGTACGATTGGTGAGCCGTCTTTGGAGCTGCAGCAGttgcaacaataacaactcTGCGACTCGAAAATCGAATGTTCGGTTATTGGAGTGTGATTTCTGCTCCAGACAGCATCACATAGTCTGCACTTTGCCACCGGATTGCGTTTTCGCTGCCGTTCCGCCGAGTGTGCCACGATTTAACAACTAATTTCGCATTTAACTTTTCTTACTAAGTGttactaaaaattttaattaaagtgttACCAGATGAAAGTTGGCTAAGCGGTTATAAACCGTGTCAAATGTAGCAATGGGGTAGAAGGTATGTAAAACGGGGTCGAATTCCCAACCGGTTATGTAAAATCCAAACGATACTATCGAAACAATAAATTAGTGATGGCACATTTACCGTGTCGTgaattgcaaataaaaaaaattttttaagttaaaactTTGAGCTTCAAAAGAATTTAtcgtacattttttttttatttctaaaatatttatatttaaaaaataaatatttttggttggtgttttttttaaatctttataccttgttttatttgaaagtttaaagaatttattttaaaaattaaaactagcTCATCAAAacagttattatatttttcacattgataaacaattcttaaaataaatttggtttttatttcatttaaattctaTTATCTTGTTTTGACGAATTGACTactttttccttcttttttttaatggatGATGTAacccattaaaaaaaagaaaaaatgttcaaaaaataaaaaaaatactaatttTGAAAGCTTTTCAAATTGAAGTAAACggattttttgcttttgtggTAGTCGATTTTTATGTTCATATTGAAAATAACAAGGGTAAAAAAGCTTCGGTTCCTGTGAGATAGCTTTCttctaatttattaatttatattttggtataaactatttttaactaCTATAACTATTTTactacaaatttaaaaaaaaaatttgattatacttagaattatgaatttttcaattaaaaactttacgCTGGTTTCCTTATTTTGCGATACCTTTGTCCAATTAAACTAATAAGGAGTACTAAATATTCCGATGAGTActgcatatatttttgattattcttaaaaaaaaaacgatataACTTTAAACTCTGAATTTAACCTTTATCGGCCTTACACAATCATCGTCAGATACTCAACTTAAAATGTCTAGAGACCCAAACAATAGCCCCAGAAGTGACTCATGGTAAACAGTAAAACAGATTGCGCTCCAAATTGGATTAcacatttcttttatttatacataaatatatatggtctggtaaatagcaaaaaaaaatatacaaaatgttCAAGGTGGGAACTGTGATGGGCTTCGACAGGGTTTCGCATCAGAGGGCCCGGATCACGGATCACGGATCACTACTTCTTGTACTCCGCCCACGAGTAGCGGAAGGAGCTGATCATGTGGATAAGGCTGCAAATACACAAGGCTGGTAAAAATgggaggcaggcaggcaggcagtgTGCGTCAACACAGAGGATATGGGGGACAGAGACCAAGACGGAACATAGACAATCACCGGACGATGATGACGTATATACAATAAATCGTTTATTCGTAGGCAGTTCTTgcataatataaaataaatatgtatacagTTACAAGTAATTAAAAAGTACAAATACAGTTTATTTTCCATAggttgttttgtttgctctcCCTAATATGCTCCCGGCATCCGATCTTTTGAAGCTTCCATGGACGTCTCTcatacaaaacaacaacaaacataaGGCGTGAAAGGGGTGATTAGTGATGATGGTGTTTAATTGTTGGACAGAAACACAAAATGGACAAAAGCaggcaaatatataaatacgtaAAGCGGGCGAAGGGATGGGGACGATGAGGACGATGACGACGTTTCCTTAGTGGCTAATGGGGTATGGATTGCTGGTGTTGCAGTTGGGATGTTCTTAAGCAGAGCGTTGCCTTTACATGGTGTTGTAGGCTGCGGTGTTGAAGCCCGTTTTGGGGGCACTTAGCCTGCTCAGCGGATGCGTTTTTCCGTGCTGCGCTAGCCGACGGATCTGaacctgttgctgctgctgctgctgctccggctgttgctgttgtctgttgctattgctgctgctgtgctgaCTGTGAATATGACGAGCCGGGGCAGGAGGCGGGCGATTCTCGCTGTAGTCGTGCGTTGACCTGTTCGACAGAGATCGATCGTAGTAGGAGCGCGGGCGTTGCTTGAAgctagtggtggtggtggtggtggtaatTGTGTTGCTGCTGAGCATGTGGCTCGCATTGCTGCTGGCTGCGGGCGGCGGCAGTGGTGCAACGGCGACTGTTGGTGGAGCCGCCGCCTGGCTACTGCAGGAAGTTGTGGTTTGATATTTATGCACTAGACCTTTTACATTACGATCACAATTTTCGCTTACGCTGGAATCGGACGAGTTGGAGGCGGatgagttggagttggagtttgAGGCGGCAGTTACATGGTTGGCATGCTGGGCCACCGGCGACGAGGGCAGTGATTGGTGGCTGGTTGTCTTTTTACCCAAGCCCACAGAACTAACTCCGGAGCCACTGCCTCCACCCGATGCTACCAGGATCGAACTGCTCCCGGATGCAGTAGCAGATGCtacgcctcctcctccacccacCACTCCTGCTTTGGCTTCAAAGTTCTGCTTGAGTATTTGCACATTTCCCGAGATGCGCTGATCTTCTGCTACCGCTTGAGCCTGACCGCGTAGCACCACCGCCACCTCGTGGTCGCCGGGCGTGGTATTCTTGTTCTCAATGTCGCTGGTGTGCATTAGCTCCTCGCTGTTGCAGCGCAGTGGCTGACGCTGCCGGGGACTGTGCGCAGAGGAGGCGCTTCGGTACAGACTTGGACACCGCTTCTGGTGGCCATCTACCGCCTCGAGTAGCAACTCCTGGCTGTCCTCCTGGCATCGCTTTTTCAGTGCCGTGCTCTCCTCTAGCTTCTGCTTAGTGCGCTTCACGGTGCCCTCGCCAGCTGCAATCCCTGTGGGCGCTACCACTGCTACTCCGTCGTTGACATTGAAGTTGCTGCCGCGTTTCAAATCCTGGATCTCTCCCTCGAAGATGGCCGTGGTGTTGCGATTGCTGTCGTAGTAGGAGCAAGAGCTGGTCC
Above is a genomic segment from Drosophila kikkawai strain 14028-0561.14 chromosome 3R, DkikHiC1v2, whole genome shotgun sequence containing:
- the LOC108073572 gene encoding pre-mRNA-processing factor 17 → MLGLQTYGSSSEGESDHEDAAKSPPAPVPAHLLPVDKTHSISTAIAVCAAPAVVPIGASAVPRTLDPTLKEVLYNPRYEEMYTPVKGPEHPDMTMQQRAPRNTLAGYVEKAHINAFEFENQRRTFHTYGYALDPSVDEMADGQSYVGDLQSAYDDNGKTVFEAPKAKKLRKQEKNDNPEDIEGFLGPWGKFENEVSVAKPNDQERAELDELLSKRHKRGRIPEDKPLEEKSTLHIKDAYDYQGRSYLHAPHDLGVNLRSNAPPPKCFLPKAHIHTWSGHNKGISSIRWFPKTAHLLLSGSMDCRVKLWEVYGERRCIRTFSGHRQAIKDIAWNNRGTNFLSASYDRYIKLWDAETGDVVSRFTTRKMPFCVKFHPDNSKQHLFVAGTSDKKIICWDTRSGDIVQEYDRHLGSVSTITFVDDNRRFVTTSDDKSMRIWEWDIPVDMKYIADPTMHSMPAVTLAPNGKWMACQSLDNKIVIFSALNRFKMNRKKTFTGHMVSGYACQLDFSPDMSYLVSGDGDGKCYIWDWKTTKMYKKWQAHDGVCISALWHPHEASKVATAGWDGQIKFWD
- the LOC108073573 gene encoding uncharacterized protein — protein: MEISINVFVFLLYTLVVIYLQHFVNKYTEFVRSL
- the Fadd gene encoding fas-associated death domain protein, whose translation is MTGNHWSYDILKQLAKEGGTDINELKALFSNEIGTQRKYDCIRSVEDLLDCLERADELSEDNVELLHRMSSNQPKLKEALNAYTPPAPREPVNRYQELRLAEELREQLRFGAPQVVPVSAATTTAPPPPAQMTTSPAAFTERKRAAVFKKISEELGRFWRRLGRAAGIGEGSMDNIEERFPHDLKSQILRLLQVIEEDDCHDPKHFLIRLCRALGECGRNDLRKNVEQIMSY
- the LOC108073442 gene encoding oligopeptidase A, encoding MLNLLRRRPAPVPLIRAALGAPLHTSENRPGYIVLVPEIGEEGTLGEGVLKPDGLPAFSDITIEMCLGAIGQQASAVEKSVKALESDLQGGRQLDAAGIFRELDAVTGPLETTWGVGKALYLGNSTLIPTKSYMNIHERARNARAAKFCNPTVYKALQEATFVAGADEQRLRQKFLLEGKLNGLTLDKDKQDGLKELLTHLGRERASFKNKVNMAVHSFGHVVADFNLVRDFPPALLEATAVDSSQPLEGPWKITLQPQVVDGFLKHCPERLQRWNVWRANVLKASSQQSKALETSTHLEKIRGLRQRQANLLGYANFAEMSMQTKMVGSVDNLKQIFAKLLKFSGPAQSVELEKLQTFAQDSGCDYKLEAYDVAYWRRKQLAAEHGLQEQKLSEFFPLPRVLSGMFALSEKLFGIQIVEQPKAEVWHPAVKFYDVFDADSSNSSTPVGGFYVDCYSKEHKFGRNNGWMVGIRNSNRTAGLTPLCALIFNFSEPPQGSPESRPPLLCYDDLQMVFKTFGSGLQHLLTQAGYSDLAGLSNIEWDASQVSGHVMSNFLDDPTVIRSLSGHFSTGEPLEAGLSQKMRLLKTQLAGYNLCQDLYLADLDVELHRSNAFWLQIVRKLWPVYHCMPLDKMDAHPCSLTDIFAGDWAAAQFSHLYSRLIAADISSSFAEQRSEDNYAAVGRRYKQTFLSSGGSVPTAEVFRRFQGRDPSGEALLKSLDIFVPSQTTDSN
- the Osbp gene encoding oxysterol-binding protein 1 — encoded protein: MTDAASNALAEKGLPEMKGWLLKWTNYIKGYQRRWFVLSKGVLSYYRNQTEINHTCRGTISLHGALIHTVDSCTFVISNGGTQTFHIKAGTEVERQSWVTALELAKAKAIRAMESEEEEEEVTAQVVPSQEISSVVRDLTERLENMRTCYDLITKHGAALQRALNDLETNEDESLASRTKIVNERATLFRITSNAMINASNDYLHSAEAQGHKWSKMLHHEREQRQRLEEIVEQMAKQQSQMEQAAVMVRQNKQVPSNATSTTAVSLVTSDEEMEFFDAEEHAYTGPGRSAESPTREQGTFILKMNKRRSSSEDQVEGHQEGSSSESDEQKRTVQMVQQVHLVSAPRVTSGGQGDDDDVDKAVPAQSSKDSIYGRNWNPDLMKKRRERVPDKPHYPLSLWGIMKNCIGKDLSKIPMPVNFNEPLSMLQRLVEDYEYSEILDYASTCQDECEQLAYLAAFTVSAYATTTNRTGKPFNPLLGETFECDRMDDYGWRCVAEQVSHHPPVAALHCESKKWMCWQEFSMTSKFRGKYVQINPLGGVYVLFPDSGRRYSWRKVTTTVNNIIVGKLWVDQHGEMEIKGSQAAEGHKCILNFVPYSYFSRDVQRLVKGVVMNRNNEVKWVVRGTWDAKIEIAPVLKTTGSPSSPTYTTGDFKLAWRRRPAPPDSEKFYNFTTLACQLNEEEEGVAPTDSRRRPDQRLMEQGAWDESNKEKLRLEEKQRTVRRQRESEAEHAAAEGRPYPAYEPMWFKREKEEGSEDFVYLFKNTYWEAKEAQNFEGCPQIF